The Hyphomicrobiales bacterium genome has a segment encoding these proteins:
- a CDS encoding L-serine ammonia-lyase, iron-sulfur-dependent, subunit alpha, translated as RGDGTHLVPLDACIETMRQTGEDMSAKYKETSLGGLAVNVPNC; from the coding sequence CGCGGCGACGGCACGCATCTCGTTCCCTTAGACGCTTGCATAGAAACAATGCGCCAAACCGGCGAAGACATGTCTGCCAAGTATAAAGAGACATCCTTGGGTGGGTTGGCCGTAAACGTGCCCAACTGCTGA
- a CDS encoding DMT family transporter, producing the protein MTHDKPLLGILLMLGFCIVAPFGDAVAKILGQSIPLGELLLVRFAVQAIILIPLVWFSKRAWKMQGRVLKFTFIRTLMHIVGIGMMVTALQYLPLADAVAIAFVMPFIMLVLGKYVLGEEVGSRRLAACVVGFIGTLLVIQPSFSQVGLPALLPLGVAVNFSFFMLITRQIAKETDPISLQAVSGVMAVFIMVPILALTSSMEIDALSLIMPNSFEFSLLLSIGLLGTLAHLLMTWSLRFAPSATLAPMQYLEIPIATVIGLFVFKEFPNGLASLGIAITVAAGVYIILRERAMSRELEGTPEPA; encoded by the coding sequence ATGACCCATGATAAACCTCTTCTCGGTATTCTCCTTATGCTCGGTTTTTGTATCGTCGCACCTTTTGGCGACGCGGTTGCGAAAATTCTTGGCCAGTCAATTCCACTTGGTGAGCTGCTGCTCGTCCGTTTTGCCGTACAAGCCATCATCCTCATTCCTTTGGTTTGGTTCTCCAAACGCGCGTGGAAGATGCAGGGCAGAGTCCTAAAATTCACCTTTATCAGAACCCTGATGCACATCGTTGGAATTGGCATGATGGTGACGGCCTTGCAGTATTTGCCGCTTGCCGATGCCGTCGCAATCGCTTTTGTCATGCCCTTTATCATGCTTGTTCTTGGTAAATATGTTTTGGGCGAAGAGGTCGGAAGCCGCAGGTTGGCCGCATGTGTTGTCGGGTTTATCGGCACGTTGCTTGTGATCCAGCCGAGTTTTTCTCAGGTTGGTTTGCCCGCGTTGCTCCCCCTTGGTGTCGCGGTTAATTTCTCCTTCTTTATGCTGATCACACGGCAAATCGCAAAAGAGACCGATCCCATCAGCCTGCAGGCCGTCAGCGGCGTTATGGCTGTGTTTATCATGGTTCCAATCCTAGCATTGACTTCGAGTATGGAGATTGATGCCCTGTCTCTTATCATGCCAAACAGTTTCGAATTTAGCTTGCTTTTGAGTATCGGCCTACTCGGCACTTTGGCCCACTTGTTGATGACATGGTCCTTGCGGTTTGCACCATCAGCAACCCTAGCCCCCATGCAATATCTCGAAATTCCAATTGCAACTGTAATAGGTCTTTTCGTATTCAAGGAATTCCCAAACGGCTTGGCAAGTCTCGGTATCGCCATCACCGTTGCCGCCGGCGTTTATATTATTCTTCGGGAACGGGCCATGTCTCGTGAACTGGAAGGGACGCCAGAACCTGCGTAA